In the Streptomyces sp. BHT-5-2 genome, one interval contains:
- a CDS encoding helix-turn-helix transcriptional regulator has product MQPRTDHDGDLLPVCATNVPFAVSEIAAVTAALKAIAGPVRLRLLQALADRDLSIGQLAEYIGAPYATVSQHLAQLRAAGLVTVAGSGSRVLYGTSNPHLPAVLMAARQLAAHPVHPARPVRPAAGAPAGVG; this is encoded by the coding sequence GTGCAACCGCGCACTGACCACGACGGCGACCTGCTCCCGGTGTGTGCCACGAACGTGCCGTTCGCAGTCTCCGAAATCGCCGCCGTGACAGCGGCGTTGAAGGCGATTGCCGGTCCGGTCCGGCTCCGGTTGTTACAGGCGCTGGCCGACCGCGACCTCTCGATCGGCCAGTTGGCGGAGTACATCGGGGCCCCTTACGCGACCGTTTCCCAGCACCTCGCCCAGCTGCGTGCGGCGGGCCTGGTCACGGTGGCCGGCAGCGGAAGCCGCGTCCTGTACGGCACCAGCAACCCCCACCTCCCAGCCGTTCTCATGGCCGCTCGGCAGTTGGCCGCGCATCCCGTGCACCCCGCGCGCCCCGTCCGGCCCGCAGCCGGAGCCCCAGCCGGAGTCGGGTGA
- a CDS encoding NRAMP family divalent metal transporter, with the protein MTETMLTNPTTAAPRTAVLDDAHVGDIRGALGTIKQDDTAPRHGLTAKLKTLLAIIGPGLIVMVGDNDAGAFGTYTQAGQNYGTRLLWTLLLLVPVLYVNQEMVLRLGAVTGVGHARLILERFGKFWGAFSVIDLFLLNALTIVTEFIGVTLAVGYLGLPKTASVLVAAAVVIVAASTGSFRRFERTAVLLCLGSLLLIPIYFIAHPATSQMAHDFVVPGLPAHSRLSDVMLLIIAIVGTTVAPWQLFFQQSYVIDKRITPRFMRYEKADLWLGIVIVVIGAAAMMGFTAVAFAGTGGFGKFDDAAGVAHGLEAYAGRTAGVLFAIALLDASIIGASAVSLSTAYALGDVLGLKHSLHRGIKGAKGFYAVFAGLILTAAIIVIIPGSPLGLLTEGVQTLAGVLLPSASVFLLLLCNDRAVLGPWVNGKAMNVFTSFVVAVLVTLSIILTAAVLFPDITSAAILDIMAICGVAGLLALGYAELRRRRKGWSSGGRPIDRTGKETWRMPPLDQLPAPILSTGRKIGLTALRTYLLVAMVLVIVRIVQLAMGG; encoded by the coding sequence ATGACCGAAACCATGCTCACCAACCCGACCACGGCGGCACCCCGCACCGCCGTCCTCGACGACGCCCACGTCGGCGACATCCGCGGCGCCCTGGGCACCATCAAGCAGGACGACACCGCCCCGCGCCACGGCCTCACCGCGAAGCTCAAGACCCTGCTCGCGATCATCGGCCCCGGCCTGATCGTGATGGTCGGCGACAACGACGCCGGCGCCTTCGGCACCTACACCCAGGCCGGCCAGAACTACGGCACCCGCCTGCTGTGGACCCTGCTGCTGCTCGTCCCGGTCCTGTACGTCAACCAGGAGATGGTGCTCCGGCTCGGTGCCGTCACCGGGGTGGGGCACGCCCGGCTCATCCTGGAGCGGTTCGGGAAGTTCTGGGGCGCGTTCTCGGTCATCGACCTGTTCCTGCTCAACGCGCTGACCATCGTCACCGAGTTCATCGGCGTCACCCTCGCCGTCGGCTACCTCGGACTGCCGAAGACCGCCAGCGTGCTGGTCGCCGCCGCGGTGGTCATCGTCGCCGCCTCCACCGGTTCCTTCCGCCGCTTCGAACGCACCGCGGTCCTGCTCTGCCTGGGCTCCCTGCTGCTGATCCCGATCTACTTCATCGCCCACCCCGCCACCTCGCAGATGGCGCACGACTTCGTCGTCCCCGGCCTGCCGGCCCACTCCCGACTCTCCGACGTCATGCTGCTGATCATCGCGATCGTCGGCACCACCGTGGCGCCCTGGCAGCTCTTCTTCCAACAGTCCTACGTCATCGACAAGCGCATCACCCCGCGCTTCATGCGCTACGAGAAGGCCGACCTGTGGCTCGGCATCGTCATCGTGGTCATCGGCGCCGCGGCCATGATGGGCTTCACCGCGGTCGCGTTCGCCGGAACCGGCGGCTTCGGGAAGTTCGACGACGCGGCGGGCGTCGCACACGGCCTGGAGGCGTACGCGGGCAGGACCGCGGGCGTGCTCTTCGCCATCGCGCTGCTTGACGCCTCGATCATCGGCGCCTCGGCGGTGTCGCTGTCCACCGCCTACGCGCTCGGCGACGTCCTGGGCCTCAAGCACTCCCTGCACCGCGGCATCAAGGGCGCCAAGGGCTTCTACGCCGTCTTCGCCGGCCTCATCCTCACCGCCGCGATCATCGTGATCATCCCCGGCTCCCCGCTGGGCCTGCTCACCGAAGGCGTCCAGACCCTCGCCGGTGTCCTGTTGCCCTCCGCCTCGGTCTTCCTGCTCCTGCTGTGCAACGACCGTGCCGTACTGGGCCCGTGGGTCAACGGCAAGGCCATGAACGTCTTCACCTCCTTCGTGGTCGCCGTCCTCGTCACCCTCTCCATCATCCTGACCGCCGCCGTCCTCTTCCCCGACATCACCTCCGCCGCGATCCTCGACATCATGGCGATCTGCGGCGTCGCCGGCCTGCTCGCCCTCGGCTACGCCGAACTGCGCCGCCGACGAAAGGGCTGGAGCAGCGGCGGCCGGCCCATCGACCGCACCGGCAAGGAAACCTGGCGGATGCCCCCGCTGGACCAACTGCCGGCCCCCATCCTCTCCACCGGCCGCAAGATCGGCCTGACCGCCCTGCGCACCTACCTGCTGGTCGCGATGGTCCTGGTCATCGTCCGCATCGTCCAACTCGCCATGGGCGGCTGA
- a CDS encoding ABC transporter permease subunit has translation MSSFPTRPEVVRASLPSRVAGRMSRMGWVDVVVAAAVLVLLYATLRVGQGTTIRFATGQNVHVDTDPGRLPYDAARSLLRMFVALAISTVFTFVYAVAAARSRRLERILIPALDILQSVPVLGFLTVAVTGFVALFPGSMLGLECASIFAIFTSQAWNMTFGFYHSLTSLPRELDELSRSFRFTRWMRFWKVELPAGAIGLVWNGMMSFGGGWFFLVASEAISVNNRDYALPGVGSYAGAAIADGDLGKVGWAIVTMAVMVIGVNFLFWRPLTAWVEKFKNEQSEASEVQRSYVLDLLRRSHWPALAGRLLGPVGRGLARAGRIFGTDDRRLLTDRRRQRTGDITFAVVAGGMILWGLTDLVGYLRDRTGLGVFGEPLLLGLATLARVVVVVVGATLVWVPIGVRIGFSPKLTRIAQPLVQILASFPANFLFPLAVWFFLRTGLSLDVGGVLLMALGAQWYILFNTIAGAMSIPTDLREAMDDLGIHGWQRWRRLILPGIFPSYVTGGITASGGAWNASIVSEIVPFGATTLTATGLGAYISHATAHGDFPHLIAGVAVMSLYVVGLNRLFWRRLYRLAETRYAA, from the coding sequence ATGTCGTCGTTCCCCACGCGCCCGGAGGTCGTGCGGGCCTCGCTGCCCTCCCGGGTCGCCGGCCGGATGTCCCGGATGGGCTGGGTGGACGTGGTGGTCGCCGCCGCCGTGCTGGTCCTGCTGTACGCCACCCTGCGGGTGGGCCAGGGCACCACGATCCGCTTCGCCACCGGCCAGAACGTCCACGTCGACACCGACCCCGGCCGACTGCCCTACGACGCCGCGCGCAGCCTGCTGCGGATGTTCGTCGCGCTCGCGATCTCGACGGTCTTCACCTTCGTCTACGCCGTGGCCGCCGCCCGCAGCCGCCGCCTGGAGCGGATCCTCATCCCGGCCCTGGACATCCTCCAGTCCGTGCCGGTGCTGGGCTTCCTCACCGTCGCGGTGACCGGGTTCGTCGCACTGTTCCCCGGCTCGATGCTGGGCCTGGAGTGCGCGTCGATCTTCGCGATCTTCACCTCGCAGGCGTGGAACATGACCTTCGGCTTCTACCACTCCCTCACCTCCCTCCCCCGCGAACTGGACGAGCTCTCCCGCTCGTTCCGCTTCACCCGCTGGATGCGCTTCTGGAAGGTGGAGCTGCCAGCGGGGGCGATCGGGCTGGTGTGGAACGGCATGATGAGCTTCGGCGGCGGCTGGTTCTTCCTCGTCGCCTCCGAGGCCATCAGCGTCAACAACCGCGACTACGCCCTGCCCGGCGTCGGCTCCTACGCCGGCGCGGCCATCGCCGACGGCGACCTGGGCAAGGTCGGCTGGGCGATCGTCACCATGGCCGTCATGGTCATCGGCGTGAACTTCCTCTTCTGGCGCCCGCTGACGGCCTGGGTGGAGAAGTTCAAGAACGAGCAGTCCGAGGCGAGCGAGGTCCAGCGCTCCTATGTCCTGGACCTGCTGCGCCGCTCCCACTGGCCCGCGCTGGCCGGACGCCTGCTGGGGCCCGTGGGGCGGGGGCTGGCCCGGGCGGGCCGGATCTTCGGCACCGACGACCGACGGCTCCTCACCGACCGGCGCCGACAGCGAACCGGCGACATCACCTTCGCCGTCGTGGCCGGCGGCATGATCCTGTGGGGCCTGACCGACCTCGTCGGCTACCTGCGCGACCGCACCGGGCTCGGCGTCTTCGGCGAGCCCCTGCTGCTGGGCCTGGCGACCCTCGCCCGGGTGGTCGTGGTGGTCGTCGGCGCCACCCTGGTCTGGGTCCCCATCGGGGTCCGGATCGGCTTCTCCCCGAAACTGACACGCATCGCCCAGCCGTTGGTCCAGATCCTGGCGAGCTTCCCGGCCAACTTCCTCTTCCCGCTCGCCGTCTGGTTCTTCCTCAGGACCGGACTGTCCCTGGACGTCGGCGGCGTCCTGCTGATGGCGCTGGGCGCCCAGTGGTACATCCTCTTCAACACCATCGCCGGCGCCATGTCCATCCCCACCGACCTCCGCGAGGCCATGGACGACCTGGGCATCCACGGCTGGCAACGCTGGCGGCGACTGATCCTCCCCGGCATCTTCCCCTCGTACGTCACCGGCGGCATCACCGCCTCCGGCGGCGCCTGGAACGCCTCGATCGTCTCCGAGATCGTCCCGTTCGGCGCCACCACCCTCACCGCCACCGGCCTGGGCGCCTACATCTCCCACGCCACCGCCCACGGCGACTTCCCGCACCTGATCGCCGGCGTCGCCGTGATGAGCCTGTACGTCGTCGGCCTCAACCGCCTCTTCTGGCGCCGCCTGTACCGCCTGGCCGAAACCCGCTACGCCGCCTGA
- a CDS encoding nitrate/sulfonate/bicarbonate ABC transporter ATP-binding protein, producing MVLSTLRNLRTRRSAAPQPHRARPADDDVLLSAEALTKSYAGADGELPVLTGIDLTVRAGEIVALLGKSGSGKSTLLRCLAGLIPPSSGTVAYRGTPLTGANPGTAMVFQTFALLPWLTVQQNVEIGLEARGVPTDRRAKAALQAIDLIGLDGFESAYPKELSGGMRQRVGFARALVVEPDVLMMDEPFSALDVLTAENLRGELLELWESGQFPTRAIVLVTHNIEEAVLMADRIVVLGSRPGTIRETFDVALDRPRDRDAAAFEDLIDRVYRTMTGRPKETRLPGRTEAMEREKRTYANTPLPTTSVDALSGLAEMVDHRGGRCDLADLAEELGLEIDDILPLVDALDLLGLAKISEDDLVLTERGTAFADADVQQSKAIFAPAALEIPLVKLITTSLRQNPHRTLRAGFFRDLLAHHYTSEQIEQQLDTATDWGRYAELYSYDADPQEYRLDEAGTLL from the coding sequence ATGGTCCTCAGCACCCTCCGCAACCTCCGCACCCGCCGGAGCGCCGCCCCGCAGCCGCACCGGGCCCGCCCGGCCGACGACGACGTCCTGCTGTCCGCCGAGGCCCTGACCAAGTCCTACGCCGGCGCCGACGGCGAACTCCCGGTCCTCACCGGCATCGACCTCACCGTCCGCGCCGGGGAGATCGTCGCCCTGCTCGGCAAGTCCGGCTCCGGCAAGTCCACCCTGCTGCGCTGCCTGGCCGGCCTCATCCCGCCCAGCAGCGGCACCGTGGCCTACCGCGGCACCCCGCTGACCGGCGCCAACCCCGGCACCGCCATGGTCTTCCAGACCTTCGCCCTGCTGCCCTGGCTCACCGTCCAGCAGAACGTCGAAATCGGGCTGGAAGCCCGCGGCGTCCCCACCGACCGGCGCGCCAAGGCCGCCCTCCAAGCCATCGACCTCATCGGCCTCGACGGCTTCGAATCCGCCTACCCCAAGGAACTCTCCGGCGGCATGCGCCAGCGCGTCGGCTTCGCCCGCGCCCTCGTCGTCGAACCCGACGTGCTGATGATGGACGAACCCTTCTCCGCCCTCGACGTCCTCACCGCCGAGAACCTCCGCGGCGAGCTGCTGGAACTGTGGGAATCGGGCCAGTTCCCCACCCGCGCCATCGTCCTGGTCACCCACAACATCGAGGAGGCCGTCCTGATGGCCGACCGCATCGTCGTCCTCGGCTCCCGCCCCGGCACCATCCGCGAGACCTTCGACGTCGCCCTCGACCGCCCCCGCGACCGCGACGCGGCCGCCTTCGAGGACCTCATCGACCGCGTCTACCGCACCATGACCGGCCGCCCCAAGGAAACCCGCCTCCCCGGCCGTACCGAGGCCATGGAACGGGAGAAGCGCACCTACGCCAACACCCCGCTGCCCACCACCAGCGTCGACGCCCTTTCCGGCCTCGCCGAAATGGTCGACCACCGAGGAGGCCGCTGCGACCTCGCCGATCTGGCCGAAGAACTCGGCCTGGAGATCGACGACATCCTGCCGCTCGTCGACGCCCTCGACCTCCTGGGGCTGGCCAAGATCAGCGAGGACGACCTCGTCCTCACCGAACGCGGCACCGCCTTCGCCGACGCCGACGTCCAACAGTCCAAGGCGATCTTCGCCCCCGCCGCGCTGGAGATCCCCCTGGTCAAACTGATCACCACCAGCCTTCGGCAGAACCCGCACCGCACCCTGCGCGCCGGCTTCTTCCGCGACCTGCTCGCCCACCACTACACCAGCGAGCAGATCGAACAGCAGCTGGACACCGCCACCGACTGGGGGCGCTACGCCGAGCTCTACTCCTACGACGCCGACCCCCAGGAGTACCGCCTCGACGAAGCCGGCACCCTGCTGTGA
- a CDS encoding metalloregulator ArsR/SmtB family transcription factor — MGAQVEAWDAAGAERAIAVLKAVADPTRYRLLWALSRQEFPVGSLAEMVGAHVAAVSQHLAKLRTAGLVVTRREGTRIYYRVADPHVRGLLEEASLVASAVASEAAGSVSGPGETAAVAQERPAGAAGRRVRARRPATAE, encoded by the coding sequence ATGGGAGCGCAAGTTGAGGCGTGGGATGCGGCTGGGGCCGAGCGTGCGATCGCAGTGCTGAAGGCGGTGGCCGATCCGACGCGGTACCGGCTGCTGTGGGCGCTGAGCCGGCAGGAGTTTCCGGTCGGCAGCTTGGCGGAGATGGTGGGCGCGCACGTGGCCGCGGTCTCGCAGCACCTGGCGAAGCTCCGCACGGCGGGCCTGGTGGTCACCCGGCGGGAGGGTACGCGGATCTACTACCGGGTGGCCGACCCGCATGTGCGGGGACTGCTGGAGGAGGCGTCGCTGGTGGCCTCGGCGGTGGCGTCGGAGGCGGCCGGGTCGGTGAGCGGGCCGGGGGAGACGGCCGCGGTGGCGCAGGAACGGCCGGCGGGGGCGGCCGGTCGGCGGGTGCGGGCCCGGCGGCCCGCGACGGCGGAGTAG
- a CDS encoding lytic transglycosylase domain-containing protein, translating into MQERQAGATDSGWDRRQGHQPAGPSWEASSHHAAPHRGSPAESGGRRHGRRGRRTGLVLGAVLVVVALGAVWWLTRPPTPPTIPAQYLATIQSATKTCPELSVPMLAAQLDAESHWNPQADSGRAQGIAQFHPSTWAEWGKDYTGDGKADVWNPADAIPAQGAYMCHLFKQVKGVPGDPTQLALAAYNAGPGAVLKAHGIPQISETKNYVSRIEALIPQYAQTYAKQIGASPSAPAN; encoded by the coding sequence ATGCAAGAACGACAAGCCGGAGCGACGGACAGCGGCTGGGACCGGCGACAAGGCCACCAGCCCGCAGGTCCCTCTTGGGAGGCGTCGTCGCACCACGCCGCGCCGCACCGCGGTTCTCCGGCGGAGAGCGGAGGCAGGCGCCACGGCCGCCGAGGGCGTCGGACGGGCCTGGTCCTCGGAGCCGTACTCGTCGTCGTCGCCCTCGGTGCCGTCTGGTGGCTGACCCGGCCGCCCACACCGCCGACCATTCCCGCGCAGTATCTGGCGACCATTCAGTCGGCCACCAAGACCTGCCCGGAGCTGAGCGTTCCGATGCTGGCCGCGCAACTCGACGCGGAGAGCCACTGGAATCCGCAGGCGGATTCCGGCCGGGCCCAGGGCATCGCGCAGTTCCACCCGTCGACCTGGGCGGAGTGGGGCAAGGACTACACCGGCGACGGCAAGGCCGACGTGTGGAACCCGGCCGACGCGATCCCGGCCCAGGGCGCCTACATGTGCCACCTGTTCAAGCAGGTCAAGGGCGTTCCCGGCGACCCCACTCAGCTCGCGCTCGCCGCGTACAACGCGGGCCCCGGCGCGGTGCTCAAGGCCCACGGCATCCCGCAGATCTCCGAGACGAAGAACTACGTCAGCCGGATCGAGGCACTGATCCCGCAGTACGCCCAGACCTACGCCAAGCAGATCGGCGCGTCGCCCAGCGCTCCGGCCAACTGA
- a CDS encoding magnesium transporter MgtE N-terminal domain-containing protein → MERVVHLTGLLHRPLVGGNGEVVGRLSDVIVRLRGRDYPQVTGVVARVGGREVFLPAKQLADLEGKPITLASPRVDLRHFERREGEVLLRADVLGHRVIDVVDVELVRAYDIELAQRPEGWVVTCLDTHRPPRLRGVLGARGGQPDWRDWKSFEPLIGHARSARVRGPFARLGRLKPADLADLLEDANRTESHEILQTVHADPELEADVFEELEPDSQLRLLRERTDTEIAEVVARMRADDAADAINELPQHRRQPVLDALPAGQRTKVLTLMGFNPSSAGGLMALDVLTATGNTTVARALRAAGEARTLQPEALTSVYLVGEEKRLIGVVTLVELLQADPKGPLENVVDRDPVRAGPDTDVEDVALLMTDYNLLTVPVVDDEDRILGVITVDDVLDAVIPEDWRRREPAPRPPRHADEPAPGAPPHDAPPHS, encoded by the coding sequence GTGGAGCGTGTCGTGCATCTGACCGGTCTTCTTCACCGCCCGCTGGTAGGCGGCAACGGCGAGGTGGTCGGCCGCCTCTCCGACGTCATCGTCCGGCTGCGCGGCCGGGACTACCCGCAGGTCACCGGGGTGGTGGCGCGTGTGGGCGGGCGCGAGGTCTTCCTGCCCGCCAAGCAGCTCGCCGACCTGGAGGGGAAGCCGATCACTCTGGCCAGCCCGCGGGTCGACCTCCGGCACTTCGAGCGGCGTGAGGGGGAGGTCCTGCTGCGCGCCGATGTGCTCGGTCACCGAGTGATCGATGTGGTCGACGTCGAGCTGGTCAGGGCCTATGACATCGAACTGGCACAACGGCCCGAAGGGTGGGTGGTCACCTGCCTCGACACGCACCGGCCGCCGCGCCTCCGGGGCGTGCTGGGCGCACGGGGCGGGCAACCCGACTGGCGGGACTGGAAGTCCTTCGAGCCGCTGATCGGGCACGCACGGTCCGCCCGGGTGCGCGGGCCGTTCGCGCGCCTCGGGCGACTCAAGCCCGCGGACCTCGCCGATCTGCTGGAGGACGCCAACCGCACCGAGTCGCACGAGATCCTCCAGACCGTGCACGCCGACCCCGAGCTGGAAGCCGACGTGTTCGAGGAGCTGGAACCGGACTCGCAGCTCCGGCTGCTGCGCGAGCGGACCGATACCGAGATCGCCGAGGTCGTCGCCCGGATGCGCGCCGACGACGCCGCGGATGCGATCAACGAGCTGCCACAGCACCGCAGGCAGCCGGTCCTCGACGCGCTCCCGGCAGGGCAGCGCACCAAGGTGCTCACTCTGATGGGTTTCAATCCCTCCAGCGCGGGCGGGCTGATGGCGCTCGACGTCCTCACCGCGACGGGCAACACCACGGTCGCCCGGGCGCTACGAGCAGCGGGTGAGGCCCGGACCCTGCAGCCCGAGGCCCTGACCAGCGTCTACCTCGTCGGGGAGGAGAAGCGGCTGATCGGCGTCGTCACCCTCGTGGAACTGCTCCAGGCCGATCCGAAAGGCCCGCTGGAAAACGTCGTGGACCGTGATCCGGTACGCGCCGGTCCCGACACCGACGTCGAGGACGTCGCCCTGCTCATGACCGACTACAACCTGCTCACGGTGCCGGTGGTCGACGACGAGGACCGCATCCTCGGCGTCATCACGGTCGACGACGTGCTGGACGCCGTCATCCCCGAGGACTGGCGCCGCCGCGAGCCCGCCCCGCGCCCGCCCCGCCACGCGGACGAGCCGGCCCCCGGCGCACCGCCGCACGACGCACCGCCCCACTCATGA
- a CDS encoding divalent metal cation transporter, with amino-acid sequence MSDHDRPHGAPEHPERPDRSKPPPRSEPSGRPDRPGRPAPSARPGAQQPAPPGPSDRPRVPEKQPRPAEPEPPQPPPERRAERPEKKTVARPAPPVRPPRASAVLDEAHLGDIQGAFGRVPREHVEERPGFKARLLTLLAIVGPGIIVMVGDNDAGGIATYAQAGQNYGYSLLWVLLLLIPVLIVNQEMVVRLGAVTGVGHARLIIERFGRFWGWFSVGDLFLLNFLTLVTEFIGISLAAGYLGVSDYVVVPIAAVVLIGVTASGSFRRWERAMFAFIAASLLLIPLTLMSHPRWAHAAHSFVVPSIQGGISSEAVLLIIAIVGTTVAPWQLFFQQSNVIDKRITPRFIGYERADTVIGSVVVTLGAAALIMVADFAARGTSAYRHFTDAAGVAEALGGHDRILGTLFAIVLLDASIIGAAAVTLATSYAFGDVFNLRHSLHRGFRQAKPFYTSYSLLVLVAAAVVLIPGAPLGLITEAVQALAGLLLPSASVFLLLLCNDPEVLGPWVNHRWLNMLATTIIAVLLMLSGTLMATTLFPSVNVTQLTVWLAVTLVTALIAIAVALRVTRRRAPTPPPPPMTRADKVAWRMPPLALLKPVRWSTGTRLGMTALRGYLILSALLLLIKAIQLGSA; translated from the coding sequence ATGAGTGACCACGACCGGCCGCACGGGGCCCCGGAACATCCGGAACGGCCCGACCGCTCGAAACCTCCGCCCCGTTCAGAGCCGTCGGGCAGACCGGACCGGCCCGGCCGCCCGGCACCCTCGGCCCGCCCAGGAGCACAACAGCCCGCTCCTCCCGGCCCATCCGACCGCCCCCGCGTACCGGAGAAGCAGCCACGCCCGGCGGAGCCGGAGCCCCCGCAGCCACCGCCGGAGCGCCGCGCCGAGCGCCCCGAGAAGAAGACCGTCGCCCGCCCTGCGCCCCCGGTCCGCCCGCCGAGGGCCAGTGCCGTACTCGACGAGGCCCATCTCGGCGACATCCAAGGCGCCTTCGGTCGCGTCCCGCGCGAACACGTCGAGGAACGCCCCGGTTTCAAGGCCCGGTTGCTGACCCTCCTGGCGATCGTCGGCCCCGGCATCATCGTGATGGTGGGCGACAACGACGCGGGCGGCATCGCCACCTACGCCCAGGCCGGCCAGAACTACGGCTACTCGCTGCTGTGGGTCCTGCTGCTCCTCATCCCGGTCCTGATCGTCAATCAGGAGATGGTGGTACGGCTGGGCGCGGTGACCGGCGTCGGCCACGCCCGCCTGATCATCGAACGATTCGGCCGCTTCTGGGGCTGGTTCAGCGTCGGCGACCTGTTCCTGCTGAACTTCCTGACCCTCGTGACGGAGTTCATCGGCATCTCGCTGGCCGCCGGCTACCTGGGCGTCTCGGACTACGTCGTCGTGCCGATCGCCGCGGTCGTGCTGATCGGCGTGACCGCCAGCGGCTCCTTCCGCCGCTGGGAGCGCGCCATGTTCGCCTTCATCGCCGCCAGTCTGCTGCTGATCCCGCTGACCTTGATGTCACATCCCCGGTGGGCCCATGCCGCGCACAGCTTCGTCGTTCCGAGCATCCAAGGCGGTATCAGCAGCGAAGCGGTCCTGCTGATCATCGCGATCGTGGGCACCACCGTCGCCCCCTGGCAGCTGTTCTTCCAGCAGTCCAACGTGATCGACAAGCGCATCACCCCCCGCTTCATCGGCTACGAACGCGCCGACACCGTCATCGGCTCCGTCGTCGTCACGCTGGGCGCCGCGGCCCTGATCATGGTCGCCGACTTCGCCGCCCGGGGAACCAGCGCGTACCGGCACTTCACCGACGCCGCCGGCGTCGCCGAAGCCCTCGGCGGCCACGACCGCATCCTCGGCACGCTGTTCGCCATCGTGCTCCTGGACGCCAGCATCATCGGCGCCGCAGCCGTGACCCTGGCCACCAGCTATGCCTTCGGCGACGTCTTCAACCTCCGGCACTCCCTGCACCGCGGCTTCCGCCAGGCCAAACCCTTCTACACCTCCTACAGCCTGCTGGTCCTCGTAGCCGCCGCCGTCGTCCTCATCCCCGGCGCGCCACTTGGCCTGATCACCGAAGCCGTCCAGGCCCTGGCCGGGCTGCTGCTGCCCTCCGCCAGCGTCTTCCTGCTCCTGCTCTGCAACGACCCCGAAGTACTCGGCCCCTGGGTCAACCACCGCTGGTTGAACATGCTCGCCACCACCATCATCGCCGTCCTGCTGATGCTCTCCGGCACGCTGATGGCCACCACGCTCTTCCCCTCCGTCAACGTCACCCAGCTCACCGTCTGGCTCGCAGTCACCCTGGTCACGGCCCTGATCGCGATCGCTGTCGCACTACGCGTCACCCGCCGCCGAGCCCCCACTCCCCCGCCGCCCCCGATGACCCGCGCCGACAAGGTCGCCTGGCGCATGCCGCCGCTGGCACTGCTCAAGCCCGTGCGATGGTCCACCGGCACCCGACTCGGTATGACCGCCCTGCGCGGATACCTGATCCTCAGTGCCCTGCTCCTGCTCATCAAGGCGATCCAGCTCGGCAGTGCCTGA
- a CDS encoding PLP-dependent cysteine synthase family protein, translating to MAMENPNSWAAEAIRRVEGDGRHLTPTPLRPLSLSAIPDVEIYVKDESAHPTGSMKYRLVRAMFCEAIARGAIRADTPVIAATSGAVAIAAAHFSELLGLVFTAVAPASTSADILTRIEEAGGRWQVGERPPAAVQVEARVLAERLGGHFLDHFANAERALATCGMPTIADEIFLQLSKEPHPVPEWIVTGAGTGATSAAIGRHLRRHGHPTRLAVVDPENSAYFPAWASGCGDYTTGMPSRIPGIGRPRTEPGFLPAVIDLMIPVTDAASIAALRWLRTAAGIEAGPATGTNFWGTCHLVARMREAGASGSIVTLIGDTADPYRNTHLNPAWVAARGLDPTPYEAEIERFARTGEWPAG from the coding sequence ATGGCCATGGAGAATCCCAACTCATGGGCTGCCGAAGCGATCCGGCGAGTAGAGGGAGATGGCCGGCATCTGACACCGACGCCCCTACGCCCGCTGTCGCTCTCCGCAATCCCGGACGTCGAGATCTACGTCAAGGACGAGTCGGCGCATCCCACCGGCAGCATGAAGTACCGCCTGGTGCGGGCCATGTTCTGCGAGGCGATCGCCCGTGGCGCCATCAGGGCTGACACACCGGTGATCGCGGCGACGAGCGGGGCGGTCGCCATCGCCGCAGCCCACTTCTCAGAACTGCTGGGCCTGGTGTTCACGGCCGTCGCACCGGCGAGCACCTCTGCGGACATCCTGACCAGGATCGAAGAGGCGGGCGGCCGTTGGCAGGTGGGTGAGCGGCCACCGGCCGCGGTGCAGGTGGAGGCGAGGGTGTTGGCCGAGCGGCTCGGAGGCCACTTCCTGGACCACTTCGCCAACGCGGAGCGAGCGCTCGCCACGTGTGGCATGCCCACGATCGCCGACGAGATCTTCCTGCAGCTGAGCAAGGAGCCGCACCCGGTCCCCGAGTGGATTGTCACCGGTGCCGGAACGGGGGCGACCTCTGCGGCGATCGGACGCCACCTCCGGCGCCACGGTCACCCGACGCGGCTGGCCGTGGTGGACCCGGAGAACTCCGCCTATTTCCCCGCGTGGGCGAGCGGTTGTGGCGACTACACCACCGGGATGCCCTCGCGGATACCCGGCATCGGCCGTCCGCGCACCGAGCCCGGCTTCCTGCCGGCGGTGATCGACCTGATGATCCCGGTAACGGACGCTGCGTCCATCGCGGCCCTGCGCTGGCTTCGTACTGCTGCCGGGATCGAAGCCGGCCCGGCGACCGGCACCAACTTTTGGGGGACGTGTCACCTCGTGGCACGGATGCGCGAAGCGGGCGCAAGCGGCAGCATCGTCACCCTCATCGGCGACACCGCCGATCCGTACAGGAACACCCACCTCAATCCGGCATGGGTGGCTGCGCGGGGGCTCGACCCCACGCCGTACGAGGCCGAGATCGAGCGGTTCGCGCGCACTGGTGAATGGCCGGCCGGGTAG